One region of Paralichthys olivaceus isolate ysfri-2021 chromosome 12, ASM2471397v2, whole genome shotgun sequence genomic DNA includes:
- the fam161b gene encoding protein FAM161B has protein sequence MSKLEASVVDGLRSELILQKQLKSLTEALRKQLQETENRHVEELERRIHENALLSTVVHQDTSDKKELNIQTKHVGMRRSISTYALTSDKDTSRHVRQKERRNTTSSAWVHCSVTATKTKQCERSALSKTTQMREEEEAEAELQKKFCAHPVPSHVVRPLYQEMMELREKERKQGLEQRKNFLLSTQKPFTFQEREKEKKEKLIALLNQISKEQENKAATVRKPPRIVVKEPLHSKLKDKEEDGRTGCTQATVRQENSSAPCMPKLRTAKRTRKEKLGFLDEKPSFQPKIIQQVPDFSRLHKALQTEALRKSQSKDVTKCQPFNLRTSALPERQRKISPEKSQKPKISHLSRSKSLGALTSLSTDTLPTYITDAVRKRSMAIRQSLELRESKNQEHAEWLRKYQTRSEAMKKTVTLHAKLLDPHSSLKEVYDEKLKQHLMVNQQRMREYMKELQHMKARVSERPFLFEQVKQRNAKALAEQTYRDKLRKAGFMEQFVKDKGAAIEETSFSSRSEDDANENDQNHENDIHHREENVDDGEKIDDVEEESVKSKGEEMP, from the exons ATGTCTAAGCTGGAGGCCTCGGTCGTGGATGGACTGAGGTCGGAGTTGATTCTCCAGAAACAGCTGAAGTCCCTGACTGAAGCCCTAagaaagcagctgcaggagacagagaacagacatgtggaggagctggagaggaggattCATGAGAACGCTCTACTGTCAACAGTTGTTCACCAAGATACCTCTGATAAAAAAGAATTGAACATTCAGACCAA ACATGTTGGAATGAGGAGATCCATCTCTACATATGCCCTGACCTCAGACAAAGATACCTCACGCCATGTTAGACAGAAAGAGAGGCGTAACACAACTTCTTCAGCCTGGGTACACTGTTCAGTCACAGCTACTAAGACAAAACAGTGTGAACGGTCAGCTTTAtctaaaacaacacagatgagggaagaggaggaggccgaGGCTGAATTACAGAAGAAGTTCTGTGCTCACCCAGTCCCCAGCCATGTCGTGCGGCCTCTCTATCAGGAGATGATggagctgagagagaaagagaggaagcagGGTCTCGAGCAGAGAAAGAACTTCTTGCTCTCCACTCAAAAACCTTTCACTttccaggagagagagaaagagaaaaaggagaagctgATAGCTTTGTTAAACCAAATCTCAAAGGAGCAGGAAAACAAGGCAGCTACTGTCAGGAAACCTCCTCGCATAGTGGTAAAGGAGCCACTACATTCTAAGCTGAAAG ACAAGGAGGAGGATGGCAGGACAGGCTGCACTCAGGCAACAGTGCGACAGGAGAACTCGTCTGCACCCTGCATGCCAAAGCTCCGCACCGCCAAGCGCACCAGGAAAGAAAAGCTGGGCTTCCTGGATGAGAAGCCGAGCTTTCAGCCAAAGATCATCCAGCAGGTCCCCGATTTCAGCAGGTTGCACAAGGCCTTGCAGACAGAGGCGCTGAGGAAAAGTCAGAGTAAAGATGTGACAAAGTGTCAGCCCTTCAACCTCAGAACATCAGCTCTGcctgaaagacaaagaaagataaGCCCAGAAAAATCTCAG AAACCAAAAATAAGTCATCTCAGTAGAAGTAAGTCACTTGGGGCCTTGACGTCATTGTCCACAGATACACTGCCCACATACATTACAGATGCTGTGAGGAAGCGCAGCATGGCCATCAG ACAATCCCTGGAGCTGAGGGAAAGTAAGAATCAGGAGCATGCAGAGTGGTTGAGGAAATACCAAACAAGGTCCGAGGCCATGAAGAAGACAGTCACCCTCCATGCAAAGCTGTTGGACCCACACAGCAGCTTGAAAGAAGTGTATGATGAAAAACTAAAGCAACATTT GATGGTGAACCAACAAAGGATGAGAGAGTACATGAAAGAGTTACAGCACATGAAGGCCCGAGTTAGTGAACGCCCTTTTCTCTTCGAGCAGGTGAAGCAG AGAAATGCAAAGGCTCTGGCGGAGCAGACATACAGGGACAAGCTGAGGAAAGCTGGATTTATGGAGCAATTTGTCAAAGATAAAGGTGCCGCGATAGAAGAAACATCCTTCTCATCCAGATCTGAGGACGACGCCAACGAAAATGACCAAAACCATGAAAATGACATTCATCACAG GGAAGAAAACGTAGACGACGGGGAGAAAATTGATGATGTGGAAGAGGAGAGCGTGAAGTCCAAAGGGGAAGAAATGCCATGA
- the ngb gene encoding neuroglobin: protein MEKLSGKDKELIRGSWESLGKNKVPHGVIMFSRLFELDPGLLSLFHYNTNCGSTQDCLSSPEFLEHVTKVMLVIDAAVSHLDDLHSLEDFLLNLGRKHQAVGVSTQSFAVVGESLLYMLQCSLGQGYTATLRQAWLNMYSIVVAAMSQGWAKNGEDKAD, encoded by the exons atggagaagcTGTCAGGAAAGGACAAGGAGCTGATACGAGGCAGCTGGGAGAGCCtgggaaaaaacaaagttcCTCATGGTGTCATCATGTTTTCCAG ACTGTTTGAGCTGGACCCCGGGCTCCTCAGTCTTTTCCACTACAACACAAACTGTGGCTCCACACAAGACTGCCTCTCCAGCCCCGAGTTCCTGGAACATGTCACCAAG GTGATGCTTGTGATCGATGCAGCCGTCAGCCACCTGGACGACCTTCACTCCTTAGAGGACTTTCTGCTCAACCTCGGCAGGAAGCACCAGGCAGTGGGAGTCAGCACACAGTCATTTGCT GTGGTGGGTGAGTCCCTTCTCTACATGCTGCAGTGCAGTCTGGGCCAGGGCTACACGGCGACGCTGCGTCAAGCCTGGCTCAACATGTACAGCATCGTGGTAGCAGCCATGAGCCAAGGGTGGGCCAAGAATGGCGAGGACAAGGCCGACTGA